GGTGCCGGGAACAAACTGCTGCACCGCACTGAGTTTGTCGGCAATCTGCTCAGTCGGATGAAAATGCCCCATGTCCAGACACAGCCACTTCTGGTTCTTCACCGCATAACCCAGATAAAACTCATGTGATCCGATCACGCAGCTTTCGGAACCGATGCCAAACAACTTGCACTCCACTGCGTCGATGTTAAAGGGGCTGGTATCTTCGGCAAACACCACATCCAGCGCACTTTCCAGGCGTTCGCGATACCCCTTTCGATCCACCGGAGTATCCTTGAATCCGTCTGGAATCCACACGTTGGTCACGACCGGATTGTCGAGCGCTTTGCCCATTTCGGAAGCAATTTGACGCGAACGCTTGCAGTGCTCGATCCAGAACTCTCGAATTCCAGAATCCGGGTGGGACAACGTAAACCCATCATCCGATTTGTCATGGGAAAAGCAGGTCGGGTTGAAATCGAGTCCCAGGCCCTGTTCCCTGCAATACTGGACCCATGATTCAAAGTGAGTATACTCGATGGCATCCCGGTCCACAACCCCGCTTCGAAAGTCGCCGTAGATGGCGTGCAGGTTCAGGCGCTTTGCTCCCGGAATCAGGCGTGTCGCGAAACTGAAGTCCTGACGCAGCTCATCCAGCGTTCGCGCCTTGCCCGGATAATTTCCTGTCACCTGTATGCCACCGGTCAGGGAACCCGCACGTTCAAATCCTCCCACATCATCTCCCTGCCAGCAATGCATGGAAATGGGGATCGTTTGCAGGGTGTCGATCACGGCATCGGTGTCCACACCGATCCCCGCATAGCGTTCTTTAGCGATCGAATAAGTAGCATTCATAGTCAGATTCCTTGAAGTTGGGTAGTCGAATGATCACAGATAGGCTGAGATCGAAGCCGGCCCCGATGCAGGGGGCCGACTCCTGAGTGTAAACTGGAAACAGGAGCTGTGCCACACAATTCCTGAGTTCCGGAAAATGGGATAACGCATGGTCACACGGATCATGCCTCAGATCACCTTGTTCCAGGTGTCCTTGAGGGTGTGGGCTGACTTGAGCAGGGCCTGTTTCTCCTTGGGCCAAAGCTCAATTTCAAGGTGTCCTTCAACGCCTCTCTTGCCCACCACGGTTGGCACGCTGAGAGAAATGTCACGAATACCATAACACCCCTTCTGCACGCTCGACACTGGCAGGATTTGCTTCTTGTCCAACAGCACCGAGTGTATCGTTTCGGCAATCGTTGCTCCAACGGCCCATCCCGCACCACCTTTGCGCTTGATGACTTCGGCTCCGCTACCACGGGTGCGCTCGAAGATCTGATTTTCAAAATTGGGTCGAAGCGACGGATAACCCTTAAGGGCAAGTCCTGCCGCGGTAGCACTGCTCCAGATCGGAACCATCGTATCCCCATGTTCCCCGAGTATCAAGGCCTTGACCTGCGAGGTGGGGATACCCATGTCCTGCGCGATCAGTGAGCGAAAGCGCGCAGTGTCCAGCATCGTGCCCAATCCATAGACCTGCCGCACATCCACGTTGAGGGTCTGAGCGGCAAGGTGGGTGAGAATGTCGACCGGATTCGAGACCACAAAAAACTGTGCATCCGAGCGGTATCCCGCGTCCTGTATACTGCCGAGTATCTGCTTGAACAGCAAAACGTTGCGATTGATCAGGTCCAGCCGCGACTCATCCGGCTTTCGCCGCAATCCCGCCGTAATCACAAACAGGTCAGAATCGGCCGCACGCGCATAGTCACCCGCATAGATGCGCTGATCGCCAAGGGATGAAGCTCCGTGCAGCAGGTCCAGCGCCTCCCCTTCGGCAAGCTCCTGATTGGCATCGAGGATCTGAATGTCGCTCACCAATCCTGCACACTGCAGGGCAAAGGCTGCGTTGGAGCCGACTCTGCCGCCTCCTCCAATAATGGTTACTTTCATAGACAAAATTTTCGGATTGATGGGGGGTTCTGTTTGGACCGTATTTCGATGCGTTCAGCTCGTTCCACTCTGTTCAACCGTTGCCACAGGAGCACACGTCACTGCCCAGCTGACTGAAAATCTCTCGCGTGATGGCGCGTACAAGGTCTTCGGCATCCGCATCTTCACTCTGAGCACGGTTGTCCCCAGGCATCGGACACTGCCCCATCATGTGGCTGATGAATCCCGGACGAAAGTCGGAGTTGTCGCAGAGTTCACACTCGCGCAGATTCTCCCGTTTGTCCTCCATGCCCAGATTCTTGCGGATCGCAATCAATTCCTTGGCTTCGTTTCCACTGATGGGAGTCAGTTCCTTTCCAAGCATGGAAGCGACCCAAACCGTCTTGCAGTATGACTCAGTGTTTTCCATCTTCCAGTAGGCATCTTCGATATCCTTGCCCCAGGTGATCACGCCGTGGTTGAGCATGAGCACAGCCATGTGTTCCACTGCGACACGACCCACTTCATCCGCATTTGCGGGAGAACCGGGTGTGCGGTATTGCGCCAGTCCGATCTCCCCGAGAAATACTTCCGCTTCGGGGATCAGGCATGTCGGCGGTCGCACTTTCGCTACGGCAAAGGCCGTTGCGTGCGGCGGGTGGGCATGGCAACACGCTTTGGCTTTGGGTTGACGCTTCATGATTGCCAGGTGAGTCATCGCTTCACTGGTACGCTTGAGCCGACCCGCAATCTGATTTCCCTCAAGATCGATCAGCGCCATGTCATCCGCCTGCATGAAGCCCTTGCAAATCAGGGTCGGGGTGCAGAGCACAAGGTTGTCCCCCACACGAACCGTAAGGTTGCCCCCGTTCCCATCGGTGTATTCCCGCTGCCACATGCGCTGCCCCATCAGTGCCATTTGCTCGCGAACACGGGTGACTTCAGGCGAATAATAAAATGCGCGGATTTCTTCACGGGTCTGGGGATCCTTGCCCGGCTCCCAGCTGAATTCATTGTCGGGCAACACAGGATCACCAAAGAGATCATCCCCATCCGCCCGCTTTACCGCCGCAGAAACGCGCTTGCGCGAACCCGCCTGGTGCTGGTTGAGCAAATCCTTGGCAGATGGTGTCAAAATCGCCTCTGCCGGAATCGATTCAATGCCCTTTCCTTCCTTGAGCAGGCTCTCCACCGTGCTCGCTGTAATCACTCGTTTCATAAAGGTTGTTTCGTTAAAATGATAAAATCCAAATTTGCTCACGGCGCCCACTGCATCTGATCCACAATGACCGCATTGGTGGCATCCACCGGAATCGGTTGGGGGAAGGGCAACATGGCTTCTCCCCCTTCGGTAAATCCAATCACATCTCCTTCCCTGGCTCCAAGATTGTCATAGACAACCGTGCTCGGCTCCTCCCAGGGAATTGTCGTACCTCCGGCATGAGCAGCAATCTGCGCACGCCCCATTGGCGCAACAATCAACCACCTCGCCCCGGAAAGGGAGGGTTCGTGCTGACTGAGCACCACGCGTCCAATCACCTTGCCGAACCTCATGATGCCGTCCTTTCGTTGCTGTGGGAATCCACTATGCCCACGACCACATTGCGCAGGGGCGTTTTGGGATCCTTGAGCCATACCTGGCAGGCGTCACCATCTGCATCCACCAGCACCGTATTGCCAATGCCCGCTCCAAGCCAATCCCCGGCACCGACAATGCGTCCGGTGCCATTACCATCATGCCCGAGCACCTCGCAGAGCAGCAGGCGGACCCCGCGAAGTCCGGGATGACAGGCGGCCTGTGTCACGTTGCCAACGATGCGTGCGAGAATCATGCGTTTGAGTTCCGGTTTGGTTTCAATCAGGCGATGATGTTCAACTGGTCCACCATCACACAGCGGCGCTTGCGCGTGAAGGTCAGGGTGGTGACGATTCCCTCCCCAGTCGTCGTTGCGATCGAGTAGTTGAGATAGCCCTCTCCACCGAGTCCAAGGCCGGCAACGCTGGGTCCATTCTTCACAAAGAGCGTGCAATCCATGCGACGCCCCATCTGCGTCAGGTTGTCCAGATTTTTGGAGTGCATGATCGCGGAATGCCGATACTGATGCTCACTCTGATAGGCGAACTCAATGGCTTCATTCACGTCCCGTGCACGCACAACCGGGATCACTGGCATCATCTGTTCCTCCTGCACAAAGGGGCACTCCATCGAGCACTCGGCAAACAATACTTCGGTCGAGTCGGGACAACTTGCTCCAGCAACCTTTGCCAGCACTGTCGCGTCCTTGCCCACGTAGTCCCGGTTGAGCACAGGGTGCGAACATCCGCCTCCGTCTTCGCGGTAAGTAAACACTTCTCCTGCCAGACGACTCATTTGCTCCGGTTTGAGCAAGTGTGCCCCCGCGCGCTGGAAGGCCTGCAAAAACTCGCGATACACCTTGTCCACGACGATCACTTGCTTTTCACCAATGCAAAGCAGGTTGTTGTCATACCCACCACCCTGTATGATGCAGCGCGCCGCAAGATCCAGATCCGCCGACTCATCAACCACCACTGGTGGGTTGCCAGGTCCCGCGCAGATCGCCCGCTTGCCGCTCTTCATCGCAGCCGCCACCACAGCCGGTCCACCTGTGATGCAGAGCAGGTCGATATTGTCCGAAGCACACAGCTCGTTAAAGGATTCAATTGAGGGCTTTTCGATGATCGTAACCAGGTTCTCAATTCCGGTTTTGTGAAAGATCGCATCATTGATAAACGCAATTGCCTCCGCAGCGCAGCCCGCTCCTCCGGGGTGTGCGTTGAAAACAATGCCATTGCCCGCAGATACCATGCTCACGATGTTGCCCGCTATCGTGGGAATCGAATGCGTCACGGGCGTGATGCCCGCAATCACACCAAAGGGTGCATACTCTTCGAGCGTG
Above is a genomic segment from Puniceicoccaceae bacterium containing:
- a CDS encoding class II aldolase/adducin family protein, whose translation is MKRVITASTVESLLKEGKGIESIPAEAILTPSAKDLLNQHQAGSRKRVSAAVKRADGDDLFGDPVLPDNEFSWEPGKDPQTREEIRAFYYSPEVTRVREQMALMGQRMWQREYTDGNGGNLTVRVGDNLVLCTPTLICKGFMQADDMALIDLEGNQIAGRLKRTSEAMTHLAIMKRQPKAKACCHAHPPHATAFAVAKVRPPTCLIPEAEVFLGEIGLAQYRTPGSPANADEVGRVAVEHMAVLMLNHGVITWGKDIEDAYWKMENTESYCKTVWVASMLGKELTPISGNEAKELIAIRKNLGMEDKRENLRECELCDNSDFRPGFISHMMGQCPMPGDNRAQSEDADAEDLVRAITREIFSQLGSDVCSCGNG
- a CDS encoding aldehyde dehydrogenase — its product is MDKQLISTVVAEVLAKLQESGSTAASKPAAPTVRTTSARRRGVFETAAEAAAAAAKGQSQLRAKGIAARVEIVNLVKQICESKAVEWGKLEFAETGIGRLDHKIEKLQIVKLVPGIEWLAPNGLSGDHGITLEEYAPFGVIAGITPVTHSIPTIAGNIVSMVSAGNGIVFNAHPGGAGCAAEAIAFINDAIFHKTGIENLVTIIEKPSIESFNELCASDNIDLLCITGGPAVVAAAMKSGKRAICAGPGNPPVVVDESADLDLAARCIIQGGGYDNNLLCIGEKQVIVVDKVYREFLQAFQRAGAHLLKPEQMSRLAGEVFTYREDGGGCSHPVLNRDYVGKDATVLAKVAGASCPDSTEVLFAECSMECPFVQEEQMMPVIPVVRARDVNEAIEFAYQSEHQYRHSAIMHSKNLDNLTQMGRRMDCTLFVKNGPSVAGLGLGGEGYLNYSIATTTGEGIVTTLTFTRKRRCVMVDQLNIIA
- a CDS encoding EutN/CcmL family microcompartment protein; the encoded protein is MRFGKVIGRVVLSQHEPSLSGARWLIVAPMGRAQIAAHAGGTTIPWEEPSTVVYDNLGAREGDVIGFTEGGEAMLPFPQPIPVDATNAVIVDQMQWAP
- a CDS encoding L-rhamnose isomerase, which codes for MNATYSIAKERYAGIGVDTDAVIDTLQTIPISMHCWQGDDVGGFERAGSLTGGIQVTGNYPGKARTLDELRQDFSFATRLIPGAKRLNLHAIYGDFRSGVVDRDAIEYTHFESWVQYCREQGLGLDFNPTCFSHDKSDDGFTLSHPDSGIREFWIEHCKRSRQIASEMGKALDNPVVTNVWIPDGFKDTPVDRKGYRERLESALDVVFAEDTSPFNIDAVECKLFGIGSESCVIGSHEFYLGYAVKNQKWLCLDMGHFHPTEQIADKLSAVQQFVPGTLLHVSRGVRWDSDHVVLCDDATTAVMEELVRGNFLGSTRIGLDFFDASINRIAAWVIGTRSAQRSLLKALLEPSVSLQQLEREGDFTSRLALLEEYKNLPWGLVWEEFCRRNEVPTGTDWLKEVKTYESQVLASRS
- a CDS encoding lactate/malate dehydrogenase family protein → MKVTIIGGGGRVGSNAAFALQCAGLVSDIQILDANQELAEGEALDLLHGASSLGDQRIYAGDYARAADSDLFVITAGLRRKPDESRLDLINRNVLLFKQILGSIQDAGYRSDAQFFVVSNPVDILTHLAAQTLNVDVRQVYGLGTMLDTARFRSLIAQDMGIPTSQVKALILGEHGDTMVPIWSSATAAGLALKGYPSLRPNFENQIFERTRGSGAEVIKRKGGAGWAVGATIAETIHSVLLDKKQILPVSSVQKGCYGIRDISLSVPTVVGKRGVEGHLEIELWPKEKQALLKSAHTLKDTWNKVI
- a CDS encoding EutN/CcmL family microcompartment protein, with translation MILARIVGNVTQAACHPGLRGVRLLLCEVLGHDGNGTGRIVGAGDWLGAGIGNTVLVDADGDACQVWLKDPKTPLRNVVVGIVDSHSNERTAS